In the Paenibacillus pabuli genome, one interval contains:
- a CDS encoding GNAT family N-acetyltransferase encodes MTEVVSKIIQFGFEEVGLERIQARCMVDNTGSAKVMEKVGMKFEPLLEHSQHITANGA; translated from the coding sequence ATGACAGAAGTCGTGAGCAAGATCATCCAATTTGGATTTGAGGAAGTAGGTCTGGAACGAATTCAAGCCAGATGTATGGTGGATAATACGGGTTCGGCCAAGGTGATGGAGAAGGTAGGCATGAAGTTCGAGCCACTTCTCGAGCATTCACAGCATATAACCGCCAATGGGGCGTAA